The Coffea arabica cultivar ET-39 chromosome 1e, Coffea Arabica ET-39 HiFi, whole genome shotgun sequence genome has a window encoding:
- the LOC113736669 gene encoding putative disease resistance protein RGA4, producing the protein MADAAISATIQVALETVISLAADRVSLVLGFGEELERLRHTAETIRGILADADRKMHIAGVKNWLEQLEGELFKAEDVLDELNYENLRREVKYRNQLKKKVCFFFSYFNTIGSRSRLASKIRDINMNLERINRQANDVGLVFRFQIEAALPAATGATTSRQTDSILVPNVVGRVDDESKIVDMLLRPSEKVLSVIPITGSGGLGKTTLAKSIYNNPKIDGHFGQKIWVCVAKEQIKIMELFKLILVQLTGEEVKVDDRNVIVKNIGEKLKGQRYFLVLDDVCVAEALPKLRYNE; encoded by the coding sequence atggccGATGCAGCTATTAGCGCTACTATTCAGGTTGCATTGGAGACGGTTATTTCCCTTGCCGCTGATCGTGTTAGTTTGGTTCTTGGATTCGGAGAGGAGTTGGAGAGACTACGCCACACTGCAGAAACCATCCGAGGTATCCTGGCTGATGCGGACAGGAAAATGCATATTGCCGGGGTGAAAAATTGGCTCGAGCAGCTTGAAGGAGAGCTTTTTAAAGCGGAGGATGTGCTGGACGAGCTCAACTATGAAAATCTTCGTCGGGAGGTGAAGTACAGAAATCAACTCAAGAAAAAGGTATGCTTCTTCTTCTCGTACTTTAATACAATTGGTTCTCGTTCAAGGTTGGCTTCAAAGATCAGGGACATCAACATGAACCTAGAAAGGATCAATCGGCAAGCAAATGATGTGGGACTGGTCTTCCGGTTCCAAATTGAAGCCGCACTCCCTGCTGCTACTGGTGCCACAACAAGCAGACAAACCGACTCTATTCTCGTTCCAAATGTTGTAGGAAGAGTCGACGATGAATCAAAGATTGTGGACATGTTATTGAGGCCATCTGAAAAGGTTCTTTCTGTTATTCCCATAACAGGCTCAGGAGGTTTGGGAAAAACAACTCTGGCGAAATCAATCTACAATAATCCAAAAATAGATGGGCACTTTGGCCAAAAAATTTGGGTTTGTGTGGCTAAAGAACAAATTAAGATAATGGAGCTGTTCAAGCTCATTTTAGTACAATTGACAGGAGAAGAAGTTAAAGTGGATGACAGGAATGTTATCGTTAAAAATATTGGAGAAAAGCTCAAGGGACAAAGATATTTccttgttcttgatgatgtGTGTGTTGCGGAAGCCCTACCAAAGTTAAGGTATAACGAGTAA
- the LOC140015707 gene encoding uncharacterized mitochondrial protein AtMg00810-like encodes MKTNTNFLAVLVYVDDMINTGNDSFQCQKFKQFLHGQFHLKDLGPLKFFLGLEVARNPEGIFLSQRKYALDILTDTGLSGAKPSPIPMSQQHQLGRSTSTPLTDPSSYRRLVGRLLYLTITRPDILYVVNILSQYMHSPTLDHHDAAMKVVRYIKNSPGQGLFFPSQNNLQLTGYCDADWGACPKTRRSITGCYISLGNAPISWRTKKQPTVSRSSAEAEYRAMAGTTSELLWLRALLFDLTIPHSQPMHLFCDNQAALHIAANPVFHERTKHIELDCHFVRERIQSNELCTHFIRSEDQPADLFTKALGFSSFQRLLGKLGVSFLHTPA; translated from the coding sequence ATGAAGACTAATACCAATTTTCTTGCAGTTCTGGTGTATGTTGATGATATGATAAATACAGGAAATGATTCTTTTCAATGCCAAAAATTTAAACAATTCTTGCATGGACAGTTCCATCTGAAAGATCTTGGCCCCCTTAAATTCTTCCTCGGTCTTGAGGTTGCCAGGAATCCTGAAGGAATTTTTTTGAGTCAGCGAAAGTATGCTCTGGATATTTTAACAGATACCGGTCTAAGTGGTGCAAAACCTAGTCCGATCCCAATGTCTCAACAACACCAATTGGGGCGTTCAACCAGTACGCCCTTGACTGATCCCTCATCTTATCGTCGTCTTGTGGGTCGCCTTTTGTACCTCACTATCACACGACCAGATATATTGTATGTTGTTAATATTTTGAGTCAGTACATGCATTCCCCTACATTAGATCATCATGATGCAGCAATGAAGGTCGTTCGATACATTAAGAATTCTCCAGGCCAGGGATTATTTTTCCCTTCTCAAAACAATTTGCAACTCACTGGTTATTGTGATGCTGATTGGGGTGCTTGTCCTAAGACGCGACGCTCTATCACGGGTTGTTACATTTCTCTTGGGAATGCGCCTATCTCCTGGCGTACTAAGAAACAACCAACTGTGAGCCGGTCGTCTGCTGAAGCCGAATATCGTGCCATGGCCGGTACCACCAGTGAATTGTTATGGTTACGAGCTTTATTATTTGATCTCACCATTCCTCATTCGCAGCCGATGCATCTGTTTTGTGACAACCAAGCTGCACTTCATATTGCTGCCAATCCTGTCTTCCACGAGCGTACCAAACATATTGAGTTGGATTGTCACTTTGTTCGTGAACGGATTCAGTCCAATGAGCTTTGTACCCATTTCATTCGTTCAGAGGATCAACCTGCTGACTTGTTCACCAAGGCGCTTGGTTTTAGTTCCTTTCAACGCTTGTTGGGCAAGCTTGGTGTTTCGTTCCTCCACACTCCAGCTTGA
- the LOC140015711 gene encoding uncharacterized protein, which translates to MFRDPSSPYFLNSADYTNASLVPTLLDGDNYQRWKRNILNSLRSKNKIPFVNGELPQPKVGSREALFWSKCDGLVLSWLINSISPDLHNSITYHDSARELWVDLEERFSQNNEPRIYEIRKDIALSTQGTASVTTFYSKLKALWDELSAYSNPPNCSCGGLKEWLAERDKERSHQFLMGLDEKFKTIRSQILATEPLPSLNRIFNMVKTEEKQLSLLSPHDSDGAGAFYVQQPRSSSGRRQPSQYSSEMLRVRRQQGQPRQNGNQSSKQPKLRCDHCNKAGHTMDRCWELIGYPNNWQSSRKNPTAANVCSDDTTTSSNSTTPINGLTAAQYEQLLSLLKSDKNADLVNFAGNDLRSRKLIGVGKERDGLYYFTTDYNESRHGKANTATGSAVLWHQRLGHPSHDRLASIPNFSHIRSDKICQEWYPQNKKGFKVYDLETKRFFFPRDVHFHETSFPFKIPSALTPNTPSPILDNDDQCVDSLSNSGLEMHNFDATLSSSPNHEFSATDNRVEEIQTSPSRQEQRIQRPPTYLKDYVCDYPNGSCHSNSVSTSRVSGTPYPLNSYISNHCFSPSHQAFLAALLTEFEPSTYSAASQDEKWRSAMQVELDALAANHTWNLALLPIGKKAIGCKWVYKIKYKSDGTVERYKARLVAKRYTQEEGLDYTETFSPVAKLTTVRCLMAVAAAKNWNYINLM; encoded by the exons ATGTTCCGTGATCCAAGTTCCCCATATTTTTTGAACTCTGCTGATTACACCAATGCTTCGTTAGTTCCAACGTTGCTTGACGGTGACAATTACCAACGGTGGAAACGaaatattttgaattctttgagaagcaaaaataaaatcCCATTTGTGAATGGAGAATTGCCACAACCGAAAGTTGGAAGCCGTGAAGCGTTGTTTTGGAGTAAATGTGATGGGCTTGTTCTTTCATGGCTTATCAATTCGATTAGCCCGGATCTGCATAATTCAATCACTTATCATGACTCGGCTAGGGAACTTTGGGTGGATTTGGAAGAACGTTTTAGTCAAAACAATGAACCCAGAATCTATGAAATAAGAAAGGACATTGCTTTGTCTACTCAAGGAACAGCTTCAGTGACCACTTTTTACTCCAAACTTAAAGCCTTATGGGATGAGTTGAGTGCCTATTCAAACCCTCCAAATTGCTCATGTGGGGGACTGAAAGAATGGCTTGCTGAAAGGGACAAAGAGCGCTCACACCAATTTTTGATGGGATTGGATGAAAAATTTAAAACCATTCGATCTCAAATATTGGCAACTGAGCCTCTCCCTTCCCTTAATCGTATATTTAACATGGTTAAGACGGAAGAGAAGCAACTGAGTCTTCTTAGTCCACACGATTCTGATGGGGCAGGAGCTTTCTATGTTCAGCAGCCACGATCTAGTTCAGGTAGACGGCAACCATCTCAATACAGTTCTGAGATGCTTCGTGTTCGGCGACAGCAAGGCCAACCACGTCAGAATGGAAATCAATCTTCGAAACAACCCAAATTACGATGTGATCATTGTAATAAGGCTGGCCATACAATGGATCGATGTTGGGAGCTTATAGGGTATCCGAATAATTGGCAGTCTTCTAGGAAAAATCCCACCGCTGCAAATGTGTGCTCGGATGATACAacaacttcctcaaattccacTACTCCAATTAATGGTTTGACAGCCGCACAGTATGAGCAACTTTTGTCATTGTTGAAAAGTGACAAAAATGCTGACTTGGTTAATTTTGCTGGTAAC GACCTACGCTCGAGGAAACTGATTGGGGTAGGTAAGGAACGGGATGGTCTTTACTACTTTACCACAGACTATAATGAGTCACGTCATGGCAAAGCGAATACTGCTACAGGATCCGCTGTTCTCTGGCATCAAAGGCTAGGACATCCTTCACACGACCGGTTGGCGTCAATACCCAACTTTTCTCATATTCGTTCTGATAAAATTTGCCAAGAAT GGTACCCTCAAAATAAAAAGGGTTTCAAAGTTTATGATTTAGAGACAAAAAGATTCTTTTTTCCCCGTGATGTACACTTTCATGAAACctcttttcctttcaaaattccttCCGCTTTAACACCTAACACTCCCTCACCAATTCTTGATAATGATGATCAATGTGTTGATTCTCTTTCTAATTCTGGTCTTGAAATGCATAATTTTGATGCCACTCTTTCCTCAAGTCCTAATCATGAGTTCTCTGCTACGGATAATCGTGTTGAAGAGATTCAGACTTCTCCATCACGCCAAGAACAGCGGATCCAAAGACCACCTACTTACCTAAAAGACTATGTCTGTGATTACCCTAATGGTTCCTGCCACTCCAATTCAGTTTCCACTTCCAGAGTTTCAGGTACTCCCTATCCTCTTAACTCTTATATCTCCAATCACTGCTTTTCTCCATCCCATCAAGCTTTTCTTGCAGCCTTATTAACCGAGTTTGAGCCTTCTACTTACTCTGCGGCTAGTCAAGATGAAAAGTGGAGGTCTGCCATGCAagttgaacttgatgccttagCTGCAAATCATACATGGAATCTTGCACTCTTGCCAATAGGAAAGAAAGccattggttgtaaatgggtgtaTAAAATTAAATATAAGTCAGATGGTACTGTGGAGCGTTATAAAGCTCGGTTAGTGGCTAAAAGATATACCCAAGAGGAGGGACTGGATTACACTGAGACATTCTCTCCTGTAGCAAAGCTAACTACAGTGCGGTGTTTAATGGCTGTTGCTGCGGCTAAAAATTGGAATTACATCAACTTGATGTGA